In Melospiza melodia melodia isolate bMelMel2 chromosome 11, bMelMel2.pri, whole genome shotgun sequence, the following proteins share a genomic window:
- the AK4 gene encoding adenylate kinase 4, mitochondrial, whose protein sequence is MASKLLRAVVLGPPGSGKGTVCERIARSFGLQHLSSGQFLRESLGGGGEAGALAQQYLERGLLVPDHVITRVMMAELEKRREQHWLLDGFPRTLGQARALDGICQLDLVISLNIPFETLKDRLSARWVHPGSGRVYNMDFNPPHSQGVDDLTGEPLVQRDEDRPEAVAARLRKYKDAAKPVIELYKSRGILHSFSGTETNKIWPYVYSLLSSRIPPILSEEEH, encoded by the exons ATGGCCTCCAAGCTGCTGCGGGCCGTGGTGCTCGGCCCGCCCGGCTCGGGCAAGGGCACGGTGTGCGAGAGGATCGCCCGCAGCTTCGGGCTCCAGCACCTCTCCAGCGGGCAGTTCCTGCGGGAGAgcctcggcggcggcggcg AAGCTGGAGCCCTGGCCCAGCAGTACCTGGAGCGAGGGCTGCTGGTGCCTGACCACGTCATCACGCGCGTGATGATGGCCGAGCTGGAGAAGCGGCGGGAGCAGCACTGGCTGCTCGACG GTTTCCCTCGGACGCTGGGGCAGGCGCGGGCTCTGGATGGGATCTGCCAGCTGGACCTGGTGATCAGCCTCAACATCCCCTTCGAGACGCTGAAGGATCGGCTGAGCGCCCGCTGGGTGCACCCGGGCAGCGGCCGCGTCTACAACATGGACTTCAACCCtccccacagccag ggtgTGGATGACCTGACGGGAGAGCCGCTGGTGCAGCGCGATGAGGACAGGCCCGAGGCTGTGGCCGCTCGCCTCAGGAAGTACAAAGATGCTGCCAAGCCCGTGATAGAGCTCTACAA GAGCAGGGGCATCCTTCACTCCTTCTCTGGCACAGAGACCAACAAGATCTGGCCCTACGTGTACAGCCTGCTGTCCAGCAGGATCCCACCCATCCTCTCGGAGGAGGAGCACTAA